One window of Microcoleus vaginatus PCC 9802 genomic DNA carries:
- a CDS encoding D-tyrosyl-tRNA(Tyr) deacylase: MRVIIQRVKSSQVEIKGQIVGKIGCGLNLLVGIADTDTEAELDWMARKCLELRVFPDSAGDTGRWDKSVQDIGGELLVVSQFTLYGDCRKGRRPSFDRAAAPERAEIFYDKFVEKLRQSGLKVETGLFGAMMQVSIENDGPVTLVLEKESG, encoded by the coding sequence ATGCGAGTCATCATCCAGCGAGTAAAATCTTCTCAAGTCGAAATTAAAGGTCAAATTGTCGGCAAAATTGGCTGCGGACTTAACTTGCTTGTAGGTATTGCAGACACCGACACCGAAGCAGAACTCGATTGGATGGCTCGCAAATGCCTGGAATTGCGTGTGTTTCCCGACTCGGCCGGGGATACCGGGCGCTGGGACAAGTCGGTACAAGACATCGGTGGCGAGTTGCTGGTTGTGAGTCAGTTTACGCTCTACGGCGACTGTCGCAAAGGTCGGCGACCTTCATTTGACCGAGCGGCGGCTCCCGAACGAGCTGAAATTTTTTATGATAAATTTGTCGAAAAGTTGCGCCAGAGCGGCTTAAAAGTTGAAACAGGCTTGTTTGGAGCGATGATGCAAGTCTCGATCGAGAATGACGGGCCGGTGACTTTGGTATTAGAGAAAGAATCAGGCTGA
- a CDS encoding fasciclin domain-containing protein, whose product MADIVDTAVSAGSFTTLVAAVQAAGLVDTLKGAGPFTVFAPTDEAFAKLPEGTVEALLNDIPKLTKILTYHVVSGKVMAADVVNLKSAKTVEGSEVKIDASNGVKINDSTVTTADVAADNGVIHIIDSVLLPA is encoded by the coding sequence TTGGCTGACATCGTTGATACCGCCGTTTCGGCAGGCTCTTTTACTACCCTAGTTGCTGCAGTCCAAGCCGCTGGTTTAGTCGATACTCTCAAAGGCGCTGGCCCCTTCACAGTTTTCGCGCCTACTGATGAAGCTTTTGCTAAGCTTCCCGAAGGTACTGTAGAAGCACTGCTTAATGACATTCCTAAGCTGACAAAAATCTTGACTTATCATGTCGTTTCTGGCAAAGTTATGGCCGCTGATGTGGTCAACTTGAAATCTGCCAAGACAGTTGAAGGTTCAGAAGTTAAAATTGATGCTTCCAATGGCGTCAAAATCAATGATTCTACCGTTACAACAGCCGATGTTGCTGCTGATAATGGTGTCATCCACATTATTGATTCAGTCTTGCTTCCTGCGTAA
- a CDS encoding glycosyltransferase, whose product MRIIVEGWRFLPHSYAITNQFQLLEMLKYPNLELFHKDIPYLDENWQPATGLLDATAEAAINNIPHPSASIKADATLRISVPYNFAPSNTKRTCLFATTEWGILHNENFRITGAASLREGHSNSDIIIITPSQWSKTGFIRSGATPDRTIVIPCGIDPNIYKPLTKSEREALRKQLGWEGFVFLNVGAGSPNKGIDLLLKAFAVVVESYPEARLVLKGEESIYESDSLIAQNIDELTFDEAEKVLPRMAYIGETLPFAKMAQLYQAADAYVSLYLAEGFNLPALEAIACGLPLICTKGGPTDDFTTPDFAWHVESTFQEGTSNGQPIFRLMPDLEHSIALMKNIIEQPEWCDRSREAGPKFVATGFTWKHVTDQLLEVLLPTIRSPN is encoded by the coding sequence ATGCGTATAATTGTTGAAGGCTGGCGCTTTTTGCCACACTCCTACGCGATCACCAATCAATTTCAGCTACTAGAAATGCTGAAATATCCCAATTTAGAACTTTTCCACAAAGATATCCCCTATCTAGACGAAAATTGGCAGCCAGCAACCGGTTTGTTAGATGCAACTGCTGAAGCAGCAATAAATAATATTCCCCACCCTTCCGCGTCTATAAAAGCAGACGCTACCTTACGGATCTCAGTACCTTACAATTTTGCCCCCTCAAATACAAAACGGACGTGCTTGTTTGCCACAACAGAATGGGGAATTCTGCACAACGAAAACTTTAGAATAACGGGCGCAGCTTCCCTCCGCGAAGGACACAGCAACTCCGATATAATTATTATTACGCCTTCCCAGTGGTCGAAAACCGGATTTATCCGCAGCGGTGCGACTCCCGATCGCACCATTGTCATACCCTGCGGCATCGATCCGAATATTTACAAACCTTTAACAAAATCGGAACGCGAAGCTTTGAGGAAACAGCTAGGATGGGAGGGATTTGTATTTTTGAATGTCGGTGCAGGATCTCCCAATAAAGGCATCGATTTATTGTTAAAAGCTTTCGCAGTTGTAGTTGAAAGTTATCCGGAAGCGAGATTAGTATTGAAAGGAGAAGAATCAATATATGAGTCGGATTCTCTGATCGCTCAAAACATAGATGAACTGACATTTGACGAAGCAGAAAAAGTTCTGCCGCGCATGGCTTACATAGGAGAAACACTGCCTTTTGCAAAAATGGCTCAACTTTATCAAGCCGCCGATGCCTACGTATCTCTTTATTTAGCAGAAGGATTCAATTTGCCCGCCCTAGAAGCAATCGCTTGTGGCTTGCCCCTCATCTGCACTAAAGGCGGCCCGACAGATGATTTTACAACTCCCGATTTTGCTTGGCACGTCGAAAGTACGTTTCAAGAAGGTACTTCTAACGGTCAGCCGATATTTCGCCTGATGCCCGATTTAGAACATTCGATCGCCTTAATGAAAAATATTATAGAACAGCCGGAGTGGTGCGATCGCTCTCGGGAAGCAGGCCCCAAATTTGTAGCGACTGGGTTTACCTGGAAACACGTTACAGACCAACTCCTAGAGGTACTTTTGCCAACAATTCGATCGCCAAATTAA
- a CDS encoding GTP-binding protein: MQSTTQSETEQAMGAPKHGLPVTIITGFLGSGKTTLLNHILTNQQGLKTAVLVNEFGEIGIDNELIVTTDDNMVELNNGCICCTINEDLVNAVYKVLERQENLDYLVVETTGLADPLPVAMTFLGTELRDLTRLDSIVTVVDAANYSLDLFNSQAAYSQIAYGDIIILNKTDLVEEADLDLLEVKIRDVKEGARILRTVKSEVPLPLVLSVGLFESDKYFQSEKTPSSHDHDHHDHHDHHDHHDHHDHHDHHDHSHHDHSHHLENDGFTSISFQSEKPFSLRKFQYFLDNQLPTNVFRAKGIMWFEESPKRHIFHLSGKRFTMDDDEWKGERKNQLVLIGQGLDTETLRSQLENCLCMPSTNRGKGFGKN, translated from the coding sequence ATGCAATCTACAACTCAGTCGGAGACAGAACAGGCGATGGGCGCTCCCAAACACGGATTGCCTGTTACCATCATTACAGGATTTCTCGGCAGTGGGAAAACAACCCTGCTCAACCACATCCTGACCAACCAGCAGGGTTTGAAAACAGCAGTTTTGGTAAATGAATTTGGCGAAATCGGCATCGACAACGAACTGATTGTCACCACCGACGACAACATGGTTGAGCTGAACAACGGGTGCATCTGCTGCACAATTAATGAAGATTTGGTTAATGCTGTTTACAAAGTTCTGGAACGTCAAGAAAATCTCGATTATCTAGTAGTCGAAACAACCGGGCTCGCCGATCCGCTACCAGTAGCAATGACTTTTTTAGGCACAGAACTCCGCGACCTGACTCGTCTCGATTCGATAGTGACAGTAGTAGACGCAGCCAACTACAGCTTAGATTTGTTCAACTCTCAAGCAGCTTACAGTCAAATAGCTTACGGCGATATAATTATCCTCAACAAAACTGATTTGGTTGAAGAAGCAGATTTAGATTTGTTGGAAGTTAAGATTCGGGATGTCAAAGAAGGTGCTCGAATTCTGCGAACCGTAAAATCGGAAGTTCCCCTACCGCTAGTCCTCAGCGTCGGATTGTTTGAATCTGACAAATATTTCCAATCTGAAAAAACTCCTAGCAGTCACGACCACGATCATCACGACCATCACGACCATCACGACCATCACGACCATCACGACCATCACGACCATCACGACCACAGCCATCACGACCACTCCCACCATTTAGAAAATGACGGATTTACCTCAATTTCTTTCCAGAGCGAGAAGCCCTTTTCTCTGAGGAAATTTCAATATTTCTTAGACAACCAACTGCCAACAAACGTGTTTCGCGCGAAAGGGATTATGTGGTTTGAAGAAAGCCCCAAACGCCATATTTTTCACTTGAGCGGCAAGCGATTTACGATGGACGATGACGAGTGGAAAGGCGAGCGGAAAAACCAGCTTGTTCTCATCGGTCAGGGTTTGGATACCGAGACTTTGCGATCGCAACTCGAAAACTGTCTTTGTATGCCTTCAACCAATCGCGGCAAAGGTTTTGGGAAAAACTAA